The following are encoded together in the Ranitomeya imitator isolate aRanImi1 chromosome 4, aRanImi1.pri, whole genome shotgun sequence genome:
- the LOC138674516 gene encoding uncharacterized protein F54H12.2-like — MAFIRDTSIECAKSELDIFTVPPTQTSIEKSFFVEVQPIAALADNAPLEFFISGSGEYYYDLNNTLLNVQCRIQKQDGVALTPGTRVGLIIYPIATLLNQVDITLGDRLISQSDNLYSYRAYIETLLNYSLQALRSQFTAGLFYKDSAGHHQSTVLDGDNQNQGFACRAHATRLSRPVELVGPIFGDIFNQPKLILNGLDLKIKLSRNKDAFCLMAVEQEQFKVQIVNAALYVKRVQVSPAVRIGHSQVLLSSPAKYALDRACLKVYSIPGGMRNSNHENLFLGQIPKTVILCFVYNDAFSGSYQKNPLFSPLSDQSRGSVFGRAADPAKPFHPNFDAEHAVREYMALVHVSGKQKADVGLSVDRDDFMSGYTFFAFDLSPDQEPSAHFSLIKTGNLRAEIHFADATPHMVNMIVYAVNTTVLEINHRREVLYDFN; from the coding sequence ATGGCATTTATTCGCGACACGTCAATAGAGTGCGCTAAAAGCGAACTGGATATCTTTACCGTGCCACCCACGCAGACAAGCATCGAAAAATCATTTTTTGTCGAGGTGCAACCGATAGCCGCTCTAGCCGATAACGCACCCCTAGAATTTTTCATATCGGGAAGCGGGGAATATTATTACGATTTGAATAATACACTCTTGAACGTCCAGTGCCGTATCCAGAAACAGGATGGTGTGGCTCTCACGCCCGGCACGCGTGTGGGCCTTATCATTTACCCCATAGCCACACTTCTCAATCAAGTGgacattactctgggagaccgtttGATTTCACAATCCGATAACCTTTATAGTTACCGCGCCTACATTGAAACGCTTTTAAACTACAGCCTGCAAGCGTTGAGATCGCAATTTACAGCGGGGTTATTCTATAAAGATTCGGCCGGACATCATCAGAGCACCGTACTCGACGGCGATAATCAAAATCAAGGGTTCGCATGCAGAGCCCACGCCACCCGTCTCTCAAGGCCTGTGGAACTCGTGGGACCGATCTTCGGTGACATTTTTAATCAACCGAAACTCATTTTGAACGGACTAGATCTTAAGATCAAGTTATCAAGAAATAAGGATGCGTTTTGCCTTATGGCCGTCGAACAGGAACAGTTTAAGGTTCAGATCGTGAACGCGGCCCTCTATGTAAAAAGAGTACAAGTCTCTCCCGCCGTCAGGATTGGTCACAGCCAAGTGCTTCTATCAAGCCCCGCTAAATACGCTCTAGACAGAGCCTGTTTGAAAGTCTATAGCATCCCCGGAGGAATGCGAAATAGTAATCATGAAAATCTTTTTctgggacagataccaaaaacggtGATTCTATGCTTTGTGTACAACGATGCCTTCAGCGGCAGTTATCAGAAAAATCCTCTTTTTTCACCACTATCGGATCAATCACGCGGCTCTGTATTTGGACGGGCAGCAGATCCCGCCAAGCCATTTCACCCTAATTTTGATGCTGAGCATGCTGTGAGGGAATATATGGCGCTCGTTCACGTCTCAGGAAAACAAAAAGCAGACGTCGGATTAAGCGTAGACCGTGACGATTTTATGAGTGGCTACACATTCTTCGCGTTCGATTTGTCGCCGGATCAGGAGCCGAGCGCTCACTTTTCGCTCATTAAAACGGGCAACCTACGGGCCGAAATTCATTTTGCGGATGCCACACCCCACATGGTGAATATGATCGTTTATGCGGTCAACACCACCGTACTAGAGATTAACCATCGTCGAGAAGTCCTATACGACTTTAATTAA